ATGCAACGCGAAGAACCTTACCAGGGTTTGACATCCTGCGAATCCCTGAGAAATCGGGGAGTGCCTTCGGGAGCGCAGAGACAGGTGGTGCATGGCTGTCGTCAGCTCGTGTCGTGAGATGTTGGGTTAAGTCCCGCAACGAGCGCAACCCACGTCTTTAGTTGCCAGCATTAAGTTGGGCACTCTAGAGAGACCGCCGGTGATAAACCGGAGGAAGGTGTGGATGACGTCAAGTCATCATGCCCCTTACATCCTGGGCTACACACGTACTACAATGCTACGGACAAAGGGCAGCAAACTCGCGAGAGCTAGCAAATCCCATAAACCGTGGCTCAGTTCAGATCGTAGGCTGCAACTCGCCTACGTGAAGGAGGAATCGCTAGTAATCGCAGGTCAGCATACTGCGGTGAATACGTTCCCGGGCCTTGTACACACCGCCCGTCACACCATGGAAGTTGGCCACGCCCGAAGTCGTTACTCCAACCCTTGTGGAGGAGGACGCCGAAGGTGGGGCTGATGACTGGGGTGAAGTCGTAACAAGGTAGCCGTACCGGAAGGTGCGGCTGGATCACCTCCTAACAGGGAGACACAACTGATTGTGATGTCTGAGCGCCACGAGGACGAAAGTCTGAAGGGCCCAATTGTCTCAGGCCACGGTCCTGTCATCTCGAAGGTCGATCGGTACCTCAAGGAGAGAGTCAGCGAACTGAAGCAAGGCTGAAGCAGGGAGATCCGCGAGGGTCAAGCTGTGACGGTGCTGGATTTGGTGAGGCTGTGCGATCTTTTTCAGTTCCTAAACGTTGTCTAGGTCACCCCACGAGCTCCCAGACCGTGGCTTGCGAGAGGAGAGGGTCCGAGAGGACAATCTCTTGGAGGAAGACGTGTTGCGGGAGATTCCTTCCTGGGCCATTAGCTCAGGTGGTTAGAGCGCACCCCTGATAAGGGTGAGGTCCCTGGTTCAAGTCCAGGATGGCCCATTCGCCGCCTGCCCAGCAGGCAGGACTTGCCGGCTGGGGGTTTAGCTCAGTTGGTAGAGCGCCTGCTTTGCAAGCAGGATGTCAGCGGTTCGAGTCCGCTAACCTCCACTGACGCAGCGCGGGAAGGCAAGGGAGCACGATGATGTTGCTGCCGAGCCGGAATGCAGGCGGGACACCCCGAAAGCCAGAAACCCGATCGCCAGGAAGCAAGGCGTGAGGAGGTGACCAGACAGACGGTAGGTTTCAGCAGCATCAAGAGAGATTTTGATGGCTGCGGATGATAGCTGCGGAGTTCAGCCTCTGCTCATTCCTGATCATCAACGGTGATCAACGATTGAGCCGATGCTGGATTCACTCTGTGAGCGTGAGTTGACAGAGAGAAGACAGCAGAACCTTGACAACTGCATAGGTGAGTCTGGAAAGAAAGCATCTCATGGAGGCTTGATTTCCTGCGCTGGAGGGAGTGGCGATGAGCCAGTACCAAGAGCGTGCGGGAATCGGCAATTCTATGGAGACAAGAGCCGAGAGCTTTCAGTGTTCTTTTGCCTTCCGCCGAGGAGGGGAGAGTCTGATCCAGCATTCCAGCGAACGCGTGAGGGCAGTGGCAACGATCATCCGATGAGGGTGATGGAAGCTGTTGCCTGAGCGTGTGAATGGAATGGTGAGAGAATAGGTGTCAACAACCTGAAGCACTGGGAGTTTAAATGGTCAAGCTACAAAGGGCTCACGGTGGATACCTTGGCACACAGAGGCGATGAAGGACGTGGTTACCTGCGATAAGTCTCGGGGAGCTGGAAACACGCTTTGATCCGGGAATTTCCGAATGGGGCAACCCCTAGAACGGCCGCCTGAATCCATAGGGCGGTGCGAGCCAACCCAGCGAACTGAAACATCTTAGTAGCTGGAGGAAAGGAAAGTAAAAACGACTCCCTCAGTAGCGGCGAGCGAACGGGGACAAGCCTAAACCGATGCTTTCGAGCATCGGGGTTGTGGGACAGCAACGTGTATCAGGGAGATTAGGAGAAGCGTTTGAATGGCGCGCCACAGAGGGTGAAAGCCCCGTAACCGAAAATCGAACTGAGCTAGCTGTATCCCGAGTAGCACGGAGCACGTGAAATTCCGTGTGAATCCGCGAGGACCACCTCGTAAGGCTAAGTACTCCTGTGTGACCGATAGCGCAACAGTACCGCGAGGGAAAGGTGAAAAGAACCCCGGGAGGGGAGTGAAATAGAACATGAAACCGTGAGCTTACAAGCAATGGGAGCCCGACTGATCGGGTGACCGTGTGCCTGTTGAAGAATGAGCCGGCGACTTATAGGCACTGGCAGGTTAAACCGGGAATGGTGGAGCCATAGCGAAAGCGAGTCTGAATAGGGCGATCGTCAGTGTTTATAGACCCGAACCCGGGTGATCTAACCATGGCCAGGATGAAGCTTGGGTGATACCAAGTGGAGGTCCGAACCGACTGATGTTGAAAAATCAGCGGATGAGCTGTGGTTAGGGGTGAAATGCCAATCGAACCCGGAGCTAGCTGGTTCTCCCCGAAATACGTTGAGGCGTAGCGTCTCGTGCTCCAGCAGGGGGGTAAAGCCACCGTTTCGGTGCGGGCTGCGAGAGCGGTACCAAATCGAGACGAACTCTGAATACCCTGTGTGAAGCGAGGCAGTCAGACTGTGGGGGATAAGCTCCATGGTCGAAAGGGAAACAGCCCAGACCGCCAGCTAAGGTCCCCAAATCAATGCTGAGTGATAAAGGAGGTGGGATTGCCCAGACAACCAGGAGGTTTGCCTAGAAGCAGCCATCCTCAAAGGAGTGCGTAATAGCTCACTGGTCGAGCGATCCTGCGCCGAAAATGAACGGGGCTAAGCATTGTACCGAAGCTGCGGATTTAAATGTTCTTAGGAACATGTGAATGGTAGGGGAGCGTTCCATGTGGGGTGAAGCGTTAGCGTAAGCGGGCGTGGACTGCATGGAAGTGAGAATGTCGGCTTGAGTAGCGAAAACATGGGTGAGAATCCCATGCCCCGAAACCCTAAGGGTTCCTCCGGCAGGCTCGTCCGCGGAGGGTTAGTCAGGACCTAAGGCGAGGCCGAAAGGCGTAGTCGATGGACAACAGGTCAACATTCCTGTACCTGTCATGTTTTGGGAAGGGGGACGGAGAAGGCTAGTCCAGCCAGACGTTGGTTACTGGTTCAAGCGTTCGAGGTGTTGAGGGACGGCGAAAACGTCCTGAGCTGAGGCGTGAGTACGAGCGGCTACGGCCGCGAAGTGGATGATGTCAAGCTTCCAAGAAAAGCCCTATACCCGTTAAGGCATGATGGCCTGTACCCGAAACCGACACAGGTGGGGTGGTAGAGAATACCGAGGGGCGCGAGGTAACTCTCTCTAAGGAACTCGGCAAAATGGCCCCGTAACTTCGGGAGAAGGGGTGCCACCGCGAGGTGGTCGCAGTGAAGAGGCCCAGGCGACTGTTTACCAAAAACACAGGTCTCCGCTAAGTCGCAAGACGATGTATGGGGGCTGACGCCTGCCCAGTGCCGGAAGGTTAAGGAAGCCGGTCAGCGAAAGCGAAGCTGGCGACTGAAGCCCCGGTGAACGGCGGCCGTAACTATAACGGTCCTAAGGTAGCGAAATTCCTTGTCGGGTAAGTTCCGACCCGCACGAAAGGCGTAACGATCTGGGCGCTGTCTCGGAGAGAGGCTCGGCGAAATAGAATTGTCTGTGAAGATGCGGACTACGTGCACCCGGACAGAAAGACCCTATGAAGCTTTACTGTAGCTTGGTATTGTGCTCGGGCTCGGAATGCGCAGGATAGGTGGGAGGCTATGAACCATTGCTTGCGGGTGATGGTGAGCCACTGGTGAGATACCACTCTTTCCGAGCTAGAGTTCTAACAGCAACCCGTTATCCGGGTGCTGGACAGTATCAGGTGGGCAGTTTGACTGGGGCGGTCGCCTCCTAAAAGGTAACGGAGGCGCGCAAAGGTCTGCTCAGGCTGGTTGGAAATCAGCCGACGAGTGTAAAAGCAGAAGCAGGCTTGACTGTGAGACCTACAAGTCGAACAGGGAGGAAACTCGGCTTTAGTGATCCGACGGTTCTGAGTGGAAGGGCCGTCGCTCAACGGATAAAAGTTACTCTAGGGATAACAGGCTGATCTCCCCCAAGAGTTCACATCGACGGGGAGGTTTGGCACCTCGATGTCGGCTCATCGCAACCTGGGGCTGAAGTCGGTCCCAAGGGTTGGGCTGTTCGCCCATTAAAGCGGTACGCGAGCTGGGTTCAGAACGTCGTGAGACAGTTCGGTCCATATCCGGTGCACGCGCAGGAATATTGAGAGGATTTCTCCCTAGTACGAGAGGACCGGGAGGAACGCACCTCTGGTGTGCCAGTTATCGTGCCAACGGTAAACGCTGGGTAGCCATGTGCGGAGAGGATAACCGCTGAAAGCATCTAAGTGGGAAGCCCACCTCAAGATGAGTATTCCCATGGCATAAGCCAGTAAGGTCACGGGAAGAACACCCGTTGATAGGCTCTACGTGGAAGCGCAGTAATGTGTGAAGCGGAGGAGTACTAATAGACCGAGGGCTTGACCATCAACTCGAGCTCTTGTGCTTGATTCCAGAGGATGTTGATCACAGCCAGGCCTGGTGCCCCTGCAGAGGGGAGTCAGGTGGGGCAGGTGATCAGGATCTAACCTATGCAGTTCTCAGGGTTCACCTGGGAGCGCGACGACTATCCTGGTGTCCATGGCGCAGTGGAACCACACCGATCCATCTCGAACTCGGTTGTGAAACGCTGCAGCGCCGACGATATTTGGGGGGTAGCCCCCTGAGAAAATAGGTCGATGCCAGGTAAAACTATTGCTGCTCCAAAGAAGAAGGTCCTGCGTGAGGCAGGCCGGAAGCCACCTGCGGGTGGCTTTTTTTGTGGCCTTTTGTATGGTCCTTTTTGTGGCTAGTACCGGCTGGTGAGGATCCATGGCGCCCTTGGTTCAGATCCCGGTTTCGGTGGGTGAGCTGATCGACAAGATCACTATTCTCGAACTCAAGTGCCAGCACATCGAGGGTGAGGCCCTCGCCCATGTGCAGCAGGAGCACCAGCTGCTGCAGCAGGTGCTGGAGCAGTCCGGCCTCTCCATCCCGAGCCCGTTGCTGCAGCAGCTGCGGGCCGTGAATGCCCAGCTGTGGGAGGCGGAGGATGCCATCCGCGCCCACGACCGGGCCCTGGATTTCGGCGCGGCGTTCGTGGACACCGCCCGCAGCATCCATCGCCTCAACGACCGCCGCGCCGCCCTCAAGCGGGCCATCAGCCTGGCCTGTGGCAGTCCGCTGATCGAAGAGAAGGTGTACGGAGCCCCCCGGCCTACTTCGCCTCCATCCAGTTCGGCCCCACCCCCGTTTCCGCCACCAGCGGCACCGTGAGCTCCACCGCCTGCTCCATGGTGCTGCGCGTCAGGGCGCGCACCTGGTCCAGGACGTCCGGAGCTGCCTCCAGCACCAATTCATCGTGCACCTGCAGCAGCAGCCGCGCCGGCAGGGCCTGCTGGGTGAGCACCTGCTGCAGCCGCACCATGGCCAGCTTGATGATGTCGGCGCTGGAGCCCTGGATCGGGGCGTTGGCGGCGGCGCGCAGCTGCTGGGCCTCGAGGCCGCCGCGGCGGGCCACCTCCAGATCGATCGCCAGCGGATCCTTGCCGCGGAGACGTCCCAGGCCGCTCGGATCGAAGGCGAAGGGCCGGCGCCGCCCCAGGATCGTCTCCACGTAGCCCCGGCTGAGGGCCAGCCGCTCCTGCAGCTCCAGAAAGGCGAACACCCGGGGATAGCGCTGCTTGTAGCGGCTGAGAAAGTCCTTGGCTTCGGCCTGGCTGACGCCCGTTTCACGGGCGAACCGCTGGGCGCCCATGCCGTAGATCACCCCGAAATTGATCGTCTTGCCCAGCCGCCGCTCCTGTGGGGTCACCTCCTCCTTCTCCAGCAGCAGCCGGGCGGTGAGGGCATGCACGTCGTCGCCGTTGCGGTAGGCCTCCACCAGCACCTCCTCGCCGCACAGGTGGGTGAGGATGCGCAGCTCGATCTGGGAGTAGTCGGCGCTGATCAGGCTCCAGCCCTCCTGCGGCAGGAAGGCCTTGCGGATCCGCCGGGAGAACTCCGTGCGGATGGGAATGTTCTGCAGGTTGGGGTTGCTGCTGGAGAGGCGCCCGGTGGCCGTCACCGCCTGGTTGAAATCGGTGTGCACCCGCCCGGTTTCCGGCTCCATCAGGCTGGGCAGCGCATCCACGTAGGTGCTCTTCAGCTTGCTGAGGGTGCGGTGCTCCAGCACCAGCGGCACCACCGGGTGGTCGTCCTCCAGCTTCTCCAGCACGGTGGCATCGGTGCTCCAGCCGGTCTTGGTGCGGCGGGATTTCCTGCGCTCGAGCCCCAGGGTGTCGAACAGCAGCTCCCCCAGCTGCTTGGGGCTGGCCAGGTTGAAGTCCACCCCCGCAGCCTCGCGGGCTTCGGCCTCCAGCCGCTCCAGGGTGGCCCCCAGCTCCCGGCCCAGCTCCTGCAGGTAGGCCGTGTCGATGCGGATGCCCGTGGCCTCCATCTGGGCCAGCACCGGCTCCAGCGGCAGCTCCACCTGATCGAGCAGCGCCGGCAGGGCCGGACCCAGCTCTTCGAGCTGGTGGCGCAGCAGCGGGCTCAGCCGGCGGGTCACGTGCACATCCATGCCGCAGTACCGCGCGGCCGCCTCGATCGGCACGGCCGCGAAGCTGGATCCCTTCGGCACCAGCTCGCCGTAGCTGGTGGGCGTGAAGCCGAGGTTGCGCTGGGCCAGCACCTCCAGGCCGTGCTTGGCGTTGGCATCGCGCAGATAGTCGGCCAGCAGGGTGTCCATCACCACACCGCCCAGCGCGAGGCCATGGCGCAGCAGGATCAGCCGGTCGTACTTGGCGTTCTGCAGCGTCTTGGGGTGCTCGGCACTGGCCAGCCAGGGGGCCAGCGCCGTGAGCACCTGATCGAGGGGGAGCTGCGGGGGCGGCGGCTCGCCTTCGCTGAGCAGGTCGGCCCCTGCCGCCGGCTGGTGACCGATGGGGATGTAGGCCAGCTCGGCCAGCCCCTCGCCCCAGGCCACGCCAAGGCCCACCAGCTCCGCCCGGAAGGGATTGAGTGCCGTGGTCTCGGTGTCGAGCGCCACCGGCGCCGCCGGATCGGTGCAGCCCAGCAGCCGCTGCACCAGCGCGGCCAGGGCTTCGGGGCTGGTGATCAGCTGGGGCTGCAGGGGCGGAGGGCCCGGGGGGGCGGTTGCGGTGGCGGTCTCCTTGGCGGAATCAGCGGGGGCCGGCTCCGCCGGGGGGTCCGCCGAGAACAGGGCGGCGAACCGCTCCACCTGGCGGGCCAGGCTGCCCAGCTCCAGCTCCTCGAGGCTGCTGCGCAGGGCTTCGCGATCCACCTGTCCCAGCTCCAGCCGCGGCGGTTGCGGCAGCGGGATGTCCACCAGGATCTCGGCCAGCATCCGCGAGCGGAAGGCGTTGTCGCGGTCGTCCTTCAACCTGCCGATCAGGGCTCCCTTGAGCACGCCCTTGGGATCCCTGGCCTTCGGGCCTGCCCCTTCCAGGCTCTCCAGGGCTGCGTAGATGCCATCGAGGTGCTCGTAGGCCGCCAGCAGGTTGATCGCGGTCTTGGGGCCCACCCCCTTCACCCCCGGGATGTTGTCGCTGCTGTCGCCGGTGAGGGCCTTGAGGTCCACCACCTCCTCCGGCGTCACGCCCAGCTTGCTGATCACCCCCTCGCGGCGGATCTCCAGCGGCCCGCTGTTCTTCGCATAGGGGCCGCCGCCCATGTAGAGCACGGCGATGTCGCGGCTGTCATCCACCAGCTGGAACAGGTCGCGGTCGCCGGAGAGGATGCGCACCCGCCAGCCGGCGTCGGCGGCCCGGTTGGCCAGGGTGCCGAGCACGTCGTCGGCCTCGTAGCCCGGCGCCATGCACAGGGGGATGTCGAGGCTCTCGCGCAGGATCGTCTGCAGGTTGGCCAGGTCCTGGAAGAAGGCCTCCGGGGCCTCGTCGCGGTGGGCCTTGTAGGCGGCGTCGGCGTCGTGGCGGAAGGTGGGCTCGGCCGTGTCGAAGGCCACCACCAGCCCCTTCGGTTCCAGCCCCTTGCAGTGGTCGAGCAGGGCCTTGAGGAAGCCATAGGTCACCGAGGTGGGCACCCCTCCCTTGGTGCTGAGGCCGCCCTCGCCGCCCTTGCTGAAGGCGTAGAAGCTGCGGAAGGCCAGGGAGTGGCCGTCGATCAGCAGCAGCAGCGGCCTGGCGCCGTTGGGTTCCGCTGCTGCCACGCCGCTCCTGTCCGATCGCCGCCCCAGCCTGCCACTCGCCCGCCACTGCCGGCAGGCTGGCGCTGCCTGTTGGGCGCTGCATGCTGGGGGCAGCAGCGGGGGGCGGTTCGGTTGGGCATGGGCAGGCAGGACATCCGGGGCAAGGCCCGCTTCAGCCCCTGCGGCCGCTACCGCTGGTGGCTGCGGCGCTGCTGGGATCCGGCCCTGCCGCCCCTGCTGTTCCTGGGCTGCAACCCCTCCCGGGCCGATGGCCGCCGCGACGATCCCACCCTGCGGCGCCTGGTGGGGCTGGCCCGGGGCTGGGGTTTCGGTGCCCTGGAGGTGCTCAACCTCTACGCCCGCATCACCCCCGCCCCGGCCCTGCTGCGGCGGCTGCCGCAGCCGGTGGGCGGCGCCAACGACCTGTGGCTTGGGCGGCGGCTGGCCCTGCTGCCCCAGGCGCCCGTGTGGGTGGGCTGGGGCGCTGCCGGCAGCTGGAGCGGCCGGCGGCTGCTGCAGCTCGTGCCCCTGCTGCAGTCCCGCGCCCTGCTGGCCGTCGGGCAGACGGCCGGCGGTCACCCCCGCCATCCCCTCTACGTGCCCGCCACGGCGGTGCTGGAGCCCTGGAGCTGGCGCATTCCGAAGGCGCTGGGCCATCCTGGGCACACCTGATGCCTGCGTCCGGCCCTCCCGCCATGTCCCGCATCCCCCGGCGCTACAGCGTCCATCTGCACATGAGTGGTGGTCAGACGAAGACGGTCACCTTCCCCACCCTGCAGGCCTTCCAGGACTGGTACAGCGGGGTGCTCACGGCCTCGGCCCCGGACACGTTCGTGAATGTGCCGATCTCGGAGCTGGAGGGCGAATACATCGTGGTGCGTCCCTCCGCCGTGATCGGCATCCACGTGGAGCCCCGGTTCAGTGCGAACGACGATGCATGACCCCTGAGCGGCTCGGACTGCTCTGGGGGGTCACGGTCTTTGCCGGAGCCATCGCCCAGGCTCTGGCCTGGCTCACCGGCCTGCCCGGGGTGGTGCTGCTGCTCAGTGCCGGCCTGCTGATCGGCCGGGCCGGCCTGGGCCTGGTGGAGCCCCTCGACCTGGGCGACGGGCTCGAGACCGTGGTGGGCCTGTTCGTGAGCCTGGTGCTGTTCGACGGCGGCCTCAACCTGCGGCTGCCCGCCGATGGCACCCGCCAGGCGGTGCTGCGCATCACCGGGGTGAGGCTGCTGGTGGCCCTGGTGGGGGGGCTGCTGCTGGCCCATGGCCTGGCGGGCCTCGACTGGCCGCTGGCGGCGGTGTTCAGCGCCATCGTGCTGGCCACCGGTCCCACGGTGGTGAACCCGCTGGTGCGCCAGATCGGGCTGCGGGCTCCCCTGGGGGAGGTGCTGGAGGGGGAGGGGCTCGTGCTGGAGCCGATCGGTGCCGTGCTGGCCCTGCTGCTGCTCGAGCTGGTGCTGGGCAACCTGCATGGCTGGCGGGAGCTGGCCCTGGGCCTCCTGCTGCGCCTGGGGGGCGGCGTGCTGCTCGGTGCCGCCGCCGGCGGGCTCCTGTCGGTGGTGCTGCAGCGCCTGCCGGTGGAGCCGCGCACCGAACCCCTGCGGCTCCAGCTCACCCTCGGCACCCTGTTCCTGATGTTCACCGGCGCCGAGCAGGTGCTGGCGGAGTCGGGCCTGCCGGCGGCGGTGGCCGCCGGCGTGGTGGTGGGCCGGCGGCTGGAGAGCGAGGCCGCCGAGCTCGATGCCCTGATCCGCCAGCTGGCCCAGCTGGCGATCACCATGCTGTTCCCCCTGCTGGCCGCCGACGTGAGCTTCGCCCAGCTCAGCCCGCTCGGCTGGGGCGGCGTGGCCTGTGTGCTGGCCCTGATGCTGGTGGTGCGTCCGCTGGCGATCAGCCTCGCCACCTGGGGCATGGGCTTCTCGCTGCAGCAGCAGACCCTGCTGAGCTGGCTGGCCCCCCGGGGCATCGTGACCGCCGCCGTGGCGAGCCTCTTCGCCATCCGGCTGGAGCAGGCCGGGGTGGTGGGGGCCGGCCGGCTTCAGGGCCTGGTGTTTCTCACCATCCTGCTCACGGTGGGGCTGCAGGGGCTGAGTGCCGGGCCCCTGGCCGGCTGGCTGGGGCTGATCCAGGAGGCCGACGGCGAGCCCGCCGCGGAGGGCTCAGAGGCAGCGGCTGATCCGGCCGCGATCGTCGCCGCTGCGGTGGAGCAGCAGCCAGGTGGCGAGTAGGTCGGGCCCCTGCAGGCTGCCCAGCAGCGCCGCCCGCAGACTCTTCATCAGCACCCCCTTCTTCACCCCGGCCGCACGGACGGCCTCACCCAGCAGGGCCTGGGCCTGATCCGCGCCCAGGGGGCCGGGCGGCAGCTGGGCCAGCAGGGCCGCCAGGGCCGGCCGGGCCCCGTCGGTCTCCAGCTGCTGGCTGGCGCCGTCATCGAGCGGCGGCTGGCGGAAGAACGGCCCGGCCTGCTCCACGCCATCGGCCAGCAGGGTGAGGGAGGGGCCGATCAGCTCGCAGAGATCCCGCTGCCAGGCGGCATCGGCGTGAACCGGATTGGCCCCGTCCGCGTCGGGATCCCCCCAGCCCCTGGCCTGCCAGAGCGGCAGCAGCTGCTGCCGCAGGGCCTCGGGGCCCTCCTCGCGCAGCACCTGGCCGTTCAGCCAGTTGAGCTTGTCCCAGTCGAAGCGGGCGCCGGCCCGGTTCACCCGCTCAAAGCCGAACACCGCCGCCGCCTGCTCCAGGCTGAAGCGCTCCCCCATGCCCTCCGGCGGCGACCAGCCCAGCAGGGTCATGTAGTTGGCCAGGGCCGCAGCCGTGTAGCCCATCGCCCGGAACTCGCTGATGGAGGTCACCCCATCGCGCTTCGAGAGCTTCTTGCCCGCCTGGTTGAGGATCAGGGGGGTGTGGGCGAACACGGGCGGCTCGACGCCGAGGGCCTCGTAGAGGAGCAGCTGCTTGGCCGTGTTGGCGATGTGGTCCTCGCCGCGGATCACGTGGCTGATGGCCATGGCGGCATCGTCCACCACCACCACCAGGTTGTAGAGCGGGTCGCCGATGCGATCGGCCGGGGCGCGGCGGGCGATCACCATGTCGCCGCCGAGATCGGCGCCGCTCCAGCGCATCTCGCCGCGCACCAGGTCGGTCCAGGTGATGGTGCGGTCGTCGTCGATGCGGAAGCGGATCACCGGCTCACGGCCCTCGGCGATGAAGGCCTGTTCCTGCT
This portion of the Cyanobium sp. NIES-981 genome encodes:
- the polA gene encoding DNA polymerase I, translated to MAAAEPNGARPLLLLIDGHSLAFRSFYAFSKGGEGGLSTKGGVPTSVTYGFLKALLDHCKGLEPKGLVVAFDTAEPTFRHDADAAYKAHRDEAPEAFFQDLANLQTILRESLDIPLCMAPGYEADDVLGTLANRAADAGWRVRILSGDRDLFQLVDDSRDIAVLYMGGGPYAKNSGPLEIRREGVISKLGVTPEEVVDLKALTGDSSDNIPGVKGVGPKTAINLLAAYEHLDGIYAALESLEGAGPKARDPKGVLKGALIGRLKDDRDNAFRSRMLAEILVDIPLPQPPRLELGQVDREALRSSLEELELGSLARQVERFAALFSADPPAEPAPADSAKETATATAPPGPPPLQPQLITSPEALAALVQRLLGCTDPAAPVALDTETTALNPFRAELVGLGVAWGEGLAELAYIPIGHQPAAGADLLSEGEPPPPQLPLDQVLTALAPWLASAEHPKTLQNAKYDRLILLRHGLALGGVVMDTLLADYLRDANAKHGLEVLAQRNLGFTPTSYGELVPKGSSFAAVPIEAAARYCGMDVHVTRRLSPLLRHQLEELGPALPALLDQVELPLEPVLAQMEATGIRIDTAYLQELGRELGATLERLEAEAREAAGVDFNLASPKQLGELLFDTLGLERRKSRRTKTGWSTDATVLEKLEDDHPVVPLVLEHRTLSKLKSTYVDALPSLMEPETGRVHTDFNQAVTATGRLSSSNPNLQNIPIRTEFSRRIRKAFLPQEGWSLISADYSQIELRILTHLCGEEVLVEAYRNGDDVHALTARLLLEKEEVTPQERRLGKTINFGVIYGMGAQRFARETGVSQAEAKDFLSRYKQRYPRVFAFLELQERLALSRGYVETILGRRRPFAFDPSGLGRLRGKDPLAIDLEVARRGGLEAQQLRAAANAPIQGSSADIIKLAMVRLQQVLTQQALPARLLLQVHDELVLEAAPDVLDQVRALTRSTMEQAVELTVPLVAETGVGPNWMEAK
- a CDS encoding DUF1643 domain-containing protein: MGRQDIRGKARFSPCGRYRWWLRRCWDPALPPLLFLGCNPSRADGRRDDPTLRRLVGLARGWGFGALEVLNLYARITPAPALLRRLPQPVGGANDLWLGRRLALLPQAPVWVGWGAAGSWSGRRLLQLVPLLQSRALLAVGQTAGGHPRHPLYVPATAVLEPWSWRIPKALGHPGHT
- a CDS encoding DUF6165 family protein, giving the protein MAPLVQIPVSVGELIDKITILELKCQHIEGEALAHVQQEHQLLQQVLEQSGLSIPSPLLQQLRAVNAQLWEAEDAIRAHDRALDFGAAFVDTARSIHRLNDRRAALKRAISLACGSPLIEEKVYGAPRPTSPPSSSAPPPFPPPAAP
- a CDS encoding cation:proton antiporter — encoded protein: MTPERLGLLWGVTVFAGAIAQALAWLTGLPGVVLLLSAGLLIGRAGLGLVEPLDLGDGLETVVGLFVSLVLFDGGLNLRLPADGTRQAVLRITGVRLLVALVGGLLLAHGLAGLDWPLAAVFSAIVLATGPTVVNPLVRQIGLRAPLGEVLEGEGLVLEPIGAVLALLLLELVLGNLHGWRELALGLLLRLGGGVLLGAAAGGLLSVVLQRLPVEPRTEPLRLQLTLGTLFLMFTGAEQVLAESGLPAAVAAGVVVGRRLESEAAELDALIRQLAQLAITMLFPLLAADVSFAQLSPLGWGGVACVLALMLVVRPLAISLATWGMGFSLQQQTLLSWLAPRGIVTAAVASLFAIRLEQAGVVGAGRLQGLVFLTILLTVGLQGLSAGPLAGWLGLIQEADGEPAAEGSEAAADPAAIVAAAVEQQPGGE
- the gltX gene encoding glutamate--tRNA ligase; its protein translation is MRVRLAPSPTGTLHIGTARTAVFNWLFARHHGGAFLLRIEDTDRERSRAEYTENILEGLRWLGLTWDAEPVIQSERQAEHDAAIRQLLANGKAYRCYASEAELTAMREQQAASKQAPRYDNRHRHLTPEQEQAFIAEGREPVIRFRIDDDRTITWTDLVRGEMRWSGADLGGDMVIARRAPADRIGDPLYNLVVVVDDAAMAISHVIRGEDHIANTAKQLLLYEALGVEPPVFAHTPLILNQAGKKLSKRDGVTSISEFRAMGYTAAALANYMTLLGWSPPEGMGERFSLEQAAAVFGFERVNRAGARFDWDKLNWLNGQVLREEGPEALRQQLLPLWQARGWGDPDADGANPVHADAAWQRDLCELIGPSLTLLADGVEQAGPFFRQPPLDDGASQQLETDGARPALAALLAQLPPGPLGADQAQALLGEAVRAAGVKKGVLMKSLRAALLGSLQGPDLLATWLLLHRSGDDRGRISRCL